Within the Musa acuminata AAA Group cultivar baxijiao chromosome BXJ2-9, Cavendish_Baxijiao_AAA, whole genome shotgun sequence genome, the region tgtatcttttggtatgttcatgctctgcacagtatgtagagggatgaccgaaagcttaatagtcccattttagttaggttggtggccactttaggcttgtaaataaaatgttgtgtcatgtggacacgtgtgagagattttcgatctatagtgaatcattttaccctttgttatgtaactgttcaaagcttgtaaagtctgtttataattttcattgtctatgaagtgtttttggaaatgtttgcttatagatcgaggcattttctctaaccctttctctcttttatgggtcctaagggacatgggaggcttcggggaggctgacctttgcggacaaacacgcaagggtgccgcatggcttaggcaaaaccaactaagtccgtgacaatatgttAGTCATTTAAAGGTATTTGGTTGTGTTGTTTGATAACAAAAGTGTTAAATGCTTATTTGTAGGATATAATAGTGAGACAAAAGGTTTTAGACTTTATGattgaaagaaagaatagaagataagaatgaaagtctgtcggtctcgcCCCAGGCTCCCTGCTCCCTGCTTCAGGCGAATTttatggctactccaactcctacctAAACTAATTGGATTGTGAactcgggcgcctctcatcacatcacctctgatcttcaaaacttgtccatccgtaacaactatgacggaaatgaagatatcatcatcggtgatggtaaaagaattcctattactcattctggtttctcagcgcttagttcacttaccacaatttttacacccgatgatgttctgtgtgcatctaacattaaaagaaaacctcatttccgtttctcaattctgtaaacaaaataatacctcaattgaattctttcctaacttttttcttgttaaggatttgagcacaaGGGCATCCTTAGTCTAGGGCCAAAACAAagataacatttatgagtggccatctgCTTCGCAAATcacccttcctactgctcactcttcaatcgcagctccggttgatgtatgacatcgtcgtcttggtcatccctccccttttatccagcaaaaattattttcttgttattctcttcctaccttggaAATCAATAGCAATGTCAATCATtgcgatgcttgtctttgcaataaaagtcataaactgtctTTTGGGATAACCTTCATTTCTTGCTCTAaatcatttgaaatcatttataccgacgtatggggccctgccccaattccttcttttgataagtttcgcttttatatcatttttgtagatttttttactaagtacacatggttatatcctctttactataagtctgatgtttctacagtatttaccaactttcgaaagttggtcgagaatttttttcaatcttccattaaaacagtttactctgatggcggaggcgaatatcaagccctcacatcctgtctctctacttatggtatacaacacctcaagtcacccccatatactccccaattggttggctctaccgaacgcaaacatcggcatatcgttgaaactggtctctcccttctacatcaagcatctatGCCACCACCGTTTTGGTTagtagcttttcaaactacaATTTATCTCATTAattatatgctcactccagtcttataatactagtcaccatttgaaaaattatttcacaagcttccaaaccttcataaactcaaagtttttagttgtttatgttatccatggctccgtccctatacgtcacataagctaacaccacgatctaagccttgcacttttataggctactctcttgaatataatatttttcgatgctatgaacctcaaactaaaaaagtctttatatcatgtcatgttattttttaGGAGTCTATCTTTCTTTTTCAAACtaatcctaccatgcaagctactctgataaacatgcatcactggaatatctctccgatctcatcacacgaacctccaatgacaccatccagtccttaccctcaagatccgcatactactattactccagttcaacagcttctcactctctctatttctccactcccttcctcataAGTTTCCTCTATTAATGAAGtaataccctcggcaacattactactagctttaccttctcctagacctagtgacattaTCGTACCGACGGTTGGCCCGATCCATGatagtgactcgccctcggctataccaccaacacaatctaccacttatATCCCCCCTAgatatccaatgacaacacgctccaaaagtagtATTTTTAAACCatgtcaagtccttgacttacatgctataataagttcctccactgaggctagtgaacccactacaatcactcaagctcaaaaatcttctcattggtagaaagccatgtgtgacgaatatgatgctctcatccataactctacatggaccttagtaccctttcatcacatacaaaatatcatcgggcgtaaatgggtctttcaaattaatcaattttatttttgatgaaGAAGAAGTTTGAAACTCTAAAGTAGTTAAAATTCTAATAGTTGTAGAAGAAGAATTGGATAAAGCACAtgatacatggtctattattaatATCTCATATGAATCTtctcatattttaaataattctaaTTCAAGTTATTCTTGTGATATTGAAACACCTTTAAGTAAATTTTGAAGTCTTTCACAGATATATCAATCTagtgattttatatattttgttttaAAACTTACTTATTTCCAAGTTGTAAGTTAGAAGGAAGAATATGTGCAAGTAGTAAATGATGAACCACAAgctattgaaaaaaataaaacttgAAAGTTAGTAGATTTGACCCAAGCAAACAAAGCAATTCGACTTAAATGGATATATAAGTCAAAATTTAATGTCGATAGTTAGTTGAAAAATATAAATCTCGCTTAGTTGTTAAGTATATTGGAATTTCATGTATCGATTGTTTATAAACATTTTCTGCAATTACTAGAATTGATATAATTAAAATAGTATTAGCATTAATAGTCTACAAAAAATGATAGGTTTATCAATTTAATGTTAAATTAGtctttttgaatgaaaatttataagagaagTTTTATGTAAAGCATCATGAAGGATTTAAAATTAAAGGACTAgaagataaaatatataaattagataaaatattatatagttTGAAACAAACACCATAGGCATGGAACAAtagaattgataagtattttcctcaacataattttagaaaaattttaagttagccaattatatatatataagctcaaagtatgaaaattttcattatctgtttatatgtggatgatatgatttatactaaaaattcatcaaatatatctactaaatttaagaaaaatatgatgTCAAATTTTGAAATGACCGATCTAGGGCTTTTACATTATTTTCTATGATCGAAAATTATTCAAGatacaaattaattttttttatgctaagaaaaatatattaaagatttaaaaaaaaattcatatgagaataaatactccaatgaatataaatgataaaCTTATGCTAGATAATAGAGTTGAAAAAAATAGATGAAAACAATATAGAAGTTTAATTATAGGGTTAATTTATCTCACACATTTAAGATCGAATATTATGTTTGTAGTTAGCTTGTTATCCAAATTGACAACCCTAGCAAGCATTAGCAACTAATAAAGTTCTTAGATACATCAAGGGAATTCTCGATTATGCAtttgttataaataaaaaattttaaattttattcttatacttATAGTGATTGGACCGGTTGTGCAGAGGATACAAAAAACACTTACTGATTTATATTCAGCCTTGGCTCAAGTGTGATTtcatagataataaaaaatcaataatatgttGCTTCTAAGGCAAAGTATGTTATAACTATACGTAAGTCATATCAAACAATTTAGTTTTAAAGAATTCTAACAAACCTTCAAGAAAAACAAGATGAACCAACTCAAATCTACTACAACAACAAGTTTATTATTGTAATGATAAAGAATCCTGTCTTCCACATATGCATTAAGTTCGATATCATTTTATTCGTAAACtggttaataaataaaaattttaaatggaTTACTATAGCACTAAAGATTAGCTTATCGACATCTttacaaaaaatttagcaaaagaaaaaactttttttttcaagttacaattattttgaattaaaggagtgtgataagattaattcaaatatataatattagataaaacaaaaaataaggatttatattaagataaatagatgagGATGAGAAGATTTGATggaatatgatatatttttattattctttaaaaacttatattttatttgttattaatatAAATAGGTCCTTTTAGAAAGCACTACAGATTTAAAAGTACTTTTTATTCATTGTATTATATTTTTCAACCTTCTCCCAGGCCAACACATAATGAGAACTAACTACATAAACATCCGTTTATCTTTGGCTAATCTCCTGAATCGGTGGCTTTTCTTCGAGAAAACATCTGATTGGTTTTGAGGTTTCTCATATCAATATGGTGGATGCCATTGACATTTAGAGGTCAGTCGAATCAGTGTGCTAGAAAGGATCAAAGGTGAAACAAGAAATAGCCGAAAAGAAAAGATGTGGAACAAGAAGTATTTTGGGGACAAGAGTCGTGATAAGAAGAAAGAATTTGGTTTAAACAAATAATTCTTTTTCCAGTACAGTACATTTTGACCTAAAGATCTCTGTTGAGTTCTTAAGTTATGCATGGTTGTGTGTTCTTGCAATTATCTTGGATAAGAATAGAAGGGTTCATTTGAGGTCAAGTGGCCACCGGTTAAATGAACAAGCAAATATTGTGGTTTCAGAATGATAAAAACAGGACATATCCTCTTTTTCTTGTATTTCCATATTAAATGTTGCAGCCTAgtgatatcatatatattttttttgttacagAAACAAGCTAGCTAGAGGAGAAATCTTGGAAGCCCCACCTTATATCCACTTCTTTTCACGTCCTCTTCCACCTGTCTCCTGAACTCCCCGAAAGCGAACTTCTTGTAGATGGAAGGCTCCCTGCAACTCCCTATGGTGGACTCGTTTGATGGGCAAAGGAAATAAGCTACCGAATACCTCTCCACCTTCGTATTGGTCATCACCTTGTGCTGCACACTCTTGTAGACATCATTGCTCCATGCCTACCACGAACCATGTTGATCACCATTAGTTTGAAAATACTTTCTGGTGATCAACAAATAAAGTGTGGAAGAGAAGAAATAAGAAGAAACTAGTGGTTATTCATTAGTCTTGTGAAATCGTGGATAAAGGTTACTCTTCAAAGTGATCTCATGGGCCATGGCTCGAGTAAAAGTGGCCGCAAGTAGATGCAGCCTTGCCGCAATTACTGACTGTGAGTTCCCCACCATCCGGTAGCAAACTTCCACGGTTGCAATCATTTGAAATGATTTGAGAGCACTGCTTTGACAGGgagtaaaaatgatttcgatcttCATCGTGCAGAATATACCTGAAAGAGATCTCCAATGTTGACTATAAGTGCATCTGAGTTAGGCTTGACAGCGATCCACTTGGAATCCTTCCTCAGTTGCAAACCACCTACTTGATCCTGATGAAGGATGGTGAGGAAGTCGCTATCGGTGTGAGGCATCAGACCAAAAGTCTCTGGTGAGAATGGGCATGGCGGATAACGATTCAGCCGAAGGAAGCATGTGCTCTTGCTGCAGCTCTTGGTGAATTGATCCCCAGGGGACCCCAGATTCTCGGCCAGAACTCCTGCAAGCATGCGAGCCAGCTCTGACATTGTGCCTGCAAGCCTCTCCATCGCATCACTGGAGGTGCAATATATTCTTTGTCAGTTTAATGACTTGTTAtgattaatcctattaataatatAGAGAATGGTCCTGTTATCTCAATCAAGTTTATTCCGTTCGGCCGAATACTTGTTCTAGTACATGTTCGTAATTTAGAATCGATCGACAAAAGAAACACTAAAAGGATGATTCATATCCATTATTCAATCAATCTTCACAAATGATGCACTTGGACATAGAAGACACCGATGGTGGGCATTCTGGAGATTTCAGTGGATTTGAATCAAGAGGGAAAATACCTCAGAGAACCGAACTCCGAGCTGCAGCAATCTGGGTCAGAGATGTTAGCGAGAGGAACATGAAAGGCTTCTGACCACGAGAACTGATCAAGAGATTTTGCGGTCGGAGTTCCCCAGCGGTATGAGCCATTCAGGAGCTTGGCGCTGGCCTTCATCTCGAAGGGCAACTCGAACAGCCGCTTCTGCTCCCTACTCATCTCACCCAATAGCTCATTGCTAACCCCATGGTTAAGCACCTGGAAGAAGCCCCAGTCCGATGAGGCCCTCACGATTTCTGAGACGCAAGACAACCGCTCTTCTACGTTCTCACTCCTCAGGCTGCGCAAGTCTATCACTGGGAGCTCATGCTCTTCCACAACTTGGCGTCCTTCATGTTGTGAACGTTGCAGGATAGAGCCAGTGAACAGATCTCTGTACCTATCGAAAGGAGGGTCGCACATCATGGTTTTCCTTCTTGCGCACTCTGCTGAGGGCTAGGAATCAAGTGAGACTTGgagtctttatatatatatatatatagagagagagagagagagatcttactTCCTACTTGCATCATGCTGCATGCGGGGATGGATACCTTTGAGGCCAAGTATCTAGCAGTACCCTGCATGGAAAATTTATAATGGTTTCCTTCGATAACCTTACATCTCACTACTGCTATCCATCTCGACCGTCAGACTATATTTTGGATGAGAAAATGGGCATCATAATGTCTCTTTGACTAAATCAAGCAAGTGGTCAGATGGAAAGTTAAAAGAGTAGGATGTAGGTTTTGGAAGGATCCTCTATAACTTTCCTATGCTCGGTAGCTTGTACTGGATTTGCACTTAGAAGGATGACGATCGGCCATGTGACACTTGTCGAGGAGGGGTGGGGATCATGCTGCAAGGCTATTCTGGTGATCAAGCCACGTAGATAGTGCTCAACTATGGAGGAGAGAAAAGACACGAGCTATGCAGTACCTGTCTCTGACGTCATCCTTTTTGACTTTGTTGCACAAACGAATGTACCGAGGCAGCTGCAGAGATTTTGTGTGACTAGTGACATTCACTTTGTGATCTGAGAGTGTCATTGGTGGATATGTATGCGAAACTCCATGAGAAGCAAAACCGATTGACTTCGAGATAGTGTCTATGTCTCTCGATCTTTCTTACCTTTTAGCAGAGAATATTCATGTCATGACATGTGAGAGAGggggaggggtggggggggggggccgTGTGTGGGAGTCACATTTGCAATGATCATCCCCCACTATGGATGCCATTTTGTCTGTTTGTGTTTCATGGGTCCAATTATGGTTCCCAGTGACGTCTCATCATTCCCAACTTTCTTGCATTGGGCCGTTCTTTTTCGAATGTTTATAGTTGGTCTAAGATGAGAAGCTCACTTGCAACTCTCTTGTAAGTTAGTTCAATATGGAACAGTAATAAAGCGACATAAATAATCTGTCTGCTCGCATGAGACGATAATCTATCAATTTTGTGGACTTGGTATTGCTTGTACACAAAGAAAACTAGCTATTTTTGCAGACAAAATGACAGCATAAGGGAGGAGGCCAATAGAAAATAGACCAATCAACAAAACAATTTGTTGAGTGTTGATAAAACGTAAACTATACAAGTTGATTAAAAAGAATGCACCTACCAGCCAATGCACTGTTTATTATCATGAGGAAGACTCTTAAAActatttttaaacttttttaatcattcatatatatatatatatatatatatatatatatatatgtatatatatatatatatatgtatatatatatatatatgtatgtatatatatatatatatatgtatgtatatatatatatatatatgtatgtatatatatatatatatgtatgtatatatatgtatgtatatatatgtatgtatatatatatatatatatatatatatatatatatatgtatatatatatatatatatgtatatatatatatatatatatgtatatatatatatatatatatatatatgtgtgtgtatgtatatatatatgtatgtatatatatatatatatatatgtatgtatatatatatgtatgtatatatatatgtatgtatatatatgtatatatatatgtatgtatatatatatgtatgtatatatgtatgtatatatatatgcatatatatatacatacatatatacatacatatatatatatatatatatatacatatatatgtatatatatgtatatatatatgtatatgtatatatatgtatatatatatgtatatgtatatatatatatttatatatatatatttatatatttatatatatatatatttatatatttatatatatatatatatatatatgtatgcatatatatatatatatatgtatatatatataagtatatatatatatatatttatttatatatatatatatacatatatatatatatatgtgtatatatgtatgtatatatatgtatatatatgcatatatatacatatatatacatatacatatatatacctatatatatatatataaacatatatatatacatatatatatatacatatatataatacatacatacatacatacatatatatatacatatacatatatacatatatatatcacaaATAAACTATGGCTAGTCAATGCTCACCGTGATAGCTTGTTTGagcttaaaataaaaaatattaaatacataaaatgattttattattcttatcGATCATTGTGTGCtttattatatttctttcatCCCTTCTTATCACAAgactccttttttttatttcacccttcactttaattttggaagagaactaaatattttaagaattacattaataataaaaaaacactTAAAGATTCGACGATAATTGCATCACAAGAGGAGTCATTCAATCAGAGGGGTCttgattttaattaatattttaatgtccTTATGGTAATGGTAAACTAAATCATATCAGATACAAATAATGTATCTACAGAGAAGAAATAAAATACTAGTTCAATATCTATTTTTTAATAGTAAAACTGCTAAATTAACTACTGAACAGTATCTTTTTTCGATATCAATTTCAGTAAcctataaaatcaaaattttaccaGTTTATTAGTTGGTATAGGGACATACATTTGTCCGATATCATTTAATAAGTAATAACTTATATTCTGATTGCATTGGTGATGGTTCCACTCTATTCTGATTACTCTGTGTCACTCAGTGGCAGATCCCAAGCAAatggtttattttatttttatttttttatagatcaAGCAACTGTTGATCTCCATCAGCTGCCACAGGAAGCACGGACAACGGTTGGCATTTGTTTGGCACCGAGGCGAGGAGGTAAAGGAAGTAATAGCCACATGCACTGCTATGATTGAACCTTCCTAtcattaaaagaaagaaaaaaagggaaTTATAGAAAACTATGGGTTTAGACTTGAGATTGTTCTCCCAGTCTGCAGCCAATTTGAAGGCGAGATTAGGTTCAATGAATTAGGAACGAGTCCCTCTCAGTCATGTTATTTCTCAGATATACATGGACGAGTGAACCATTCCATGGTGCGAAAAGGTTTTGAGAGAGGTAAGTTGTCCAAGGAATTATCTAACCCAGACTGGTTGATCGAATGAAGATTAAGTCATACGTATAGTTCAGGTCAGTAGTATTCGAGAGAGACGCGGATGAATAGAGTGTCCCATGATGCCGAGAAGACTTAAGTTGCATTGTGATGTGCTGATTCACTAACGTCGAGCAGTAGATGCTCGAGAGACTTCAACTTATTCCGACTGCTACGAATGTTGGTGCAACATTATTGGCATCAGAAACAGGAGCATCAAACAAGTGTGTGGAAGAAAATGGAGGGCTCGCTTGAAGATTCACATGTCACACCACCTTCGTCGGTTGTGAGAAGAGGAAAAATTATAGCATTTGGCAACCAAATTAAATGCTCAAACCACTATCACATAATGTCGGATGACACTGACTTCATTTTAGAAAGGTGATCAATAAAAGACAAACTGAAAAGTTCCTTCTCCCCAGCAACGAGACAACATTTAGTAGAGCAAATGTAGCCAGAAAATAAGCTTCGAATTCCACCACTTGAGGGAACGAAGAAGGATTGCTGAGCCAAAAAAGATGACCTCGCAACAGGCTGTCTTTACGACTCCCCAAGTTGTGGGGAATCTCCGCAACCCCAAACTTGTGGGCTTCTTCTACTTGCCCACTCCCTGCATCACTTGAGCCAAGAAAGCATGGAGGTTAATTGCTTTGCAGAGAAGGTGGCAAAAGAAGGTTGCTATTTGCACAAGTCTCGTGTTATTTTGTGGAGGGTTTTCATTCTCTTTTGGCTTTTGATCGGGATATGTAATATTCTTATGCTCCGCTCTACTATGTGTTTTGGAGAGAGTATATGCCGAGATCCAATCTCCACGTGACACCTCGGCACCAACCTGCGAATATTCTTATCATCAGaagatgcatgatgatgatgttagCTTTTGTCATCTGATATCGATGGGAAGAGTGACTGAGATTGTTCGCTCGATTCTTACA harbors:
- the LOC135622163 gene encoding gibberellin 2-beta-dioxygenase 6-like, translated to MMCDPPFDRYRDLFTGSILQRSQHEGRQVVEEHELPVIDLRSLRSENVEERLSCVSEIVRASSDWGFFQVLNHGVSNELLGEMSREQKRLFELPFEMKASAKLLNGSYRWGTPTAKSLDQFSWSEAFHVPLANISDPDCCSSEFGSLSDAMERLAGTMSELARMLAGVLAENLGSPGDQFTKSCSKSTCFLRLNRYPPCPFSPETFGLMPHTDSDFLTILHQDQVGGLQLRKDSKWIAVKPNSDALIVNIGDLFQAWSNDVYKSVQHKVMTNTKVERYSVAYFLCPSNESTIGSCREPSIYKKFAFGEFRRQVEEDVKRSGYKVGLPRFLL